A single window of Dermochelys coriacea isolate rDerCor1 chromosome 14, rDerCor1.pri.v4, whole genome shotgun sequence DNA harbors:
- the LOC119842634 gene encoding zinc finger protein 383-like isoform X1: MRPDMLQGAGLIARTRERLGGGSGGSDRGAQARPREVTRSRCGDSGSRRDPRVPAAGAGSPEPWLQPGEENLQPGPSRGSPGASPRAEPPARPGPPSRPGPCPGGPRSEGRLRNHIHVLLKIVPSSRRQGREMSVMEPAQMLVTFEEVAVYFTQGQGTLLDPAQRALYRDVMQENYETVTLLGFSIPKPELISHLERGEEPWVPDLQASEERESLGGARTGDERVSENKEENDHEEVPVEVEPQGTSVRRVEGNFSQCWQQAEAWGNWHRSERLQGNHPRKKVDESIKCGGGDKDPITQQTNSKEDKHYECLSYGEGFILRSHQTIHTGQKPLQCLDCGESFNNRSALNNHGRSHRREKPSQCLECGKCFIWKSELIRHQLSHTGERPHKCSDCGKSFNWKSVLVNHQAIHTGERPHKCLDCGKSFSRRSVLVNHQRIHTGERPHKCVDCGISFTWRSDLINHERIHTGERPHKCLDCGKSFTRRSVLVKHQATHTGERPHKCLDCGKSFTRMSDLVRHQSIHTGERPHKCLDHGEISHRDHTSLNMRESTQDLNFSDTGTEGVKEIACN; this comes from the exons ATGAGACCAGacatgctgcagggagcggggttgATCGCTAGGACCCGGGAGCGGctggggggaggctctggggggagcgaTCGCGGAGCTCAGGCCCGGCCGCGGGAAGTGACTCGCAGCCGCTGCGGCGACTCTGGCTCCCGGCGAGATCCCCGAGTcccggcggctggtgctgggagcccggagccctggctgcagccgggagaggagaatctccagccgggcccttcccgcggctccccgggagcctcccccagggcagagcccccagcccggccagggcccccttcccggcccggcccctgccccggggggccccgctcggagggaag GCTGAGGAATCACATCCACGTTTTGCTCAAGATCGTCCCGTCTTCCaggagacagggaagggaaatgtctgtgatggagccagctcag atgctggtgaccttcgaggaggtggctgtgtatttcacccaggggcaggggactctgctggaccccgctcagagagccctctacagggacgtcatgcaggagaactacgaGACGGTGACCTTGCTGG GATTCtccattcccaaacctgagctgatcTCCCATCTGGAACGAGGGGAGGAGCCGTGGGTCCCGGATCTCCAGGCCTCCGAGGAAAGAGAGAGCCTCGGAGGTGCCCGCACAG GTGATGAGAGAGTGAGTGAAAACAAGGAGGAGAATGATCATGAGGAAGTTCCCGTGGAAGTGGAACCACAGGGGACCTCTGTGCGAAGAGTTGAAGGGAATTTTTCCCAGTGCTGGCAACAGGCAGAAGCCTGGGGAAATTGGCACAggtcagagaggctgcagggaaaccACCCAAGGAAGAAAGTGGATGAATCTATTAAATGTGGGGGAGGAGACAAGGATCCCATAACCCAGCAGACAAATTCCAAGGAAGACAAACACTATGAATGCCTCAGTTATGGGGAAGGATTCATTCTGAGATCACATCAGACAATCCATACTGGACAGAAACCACTtcagtgcttggactgtggggaaAGCTTCAATAATCGCTCAGCCCTGAATAACCATGGGAGAAGCCACAGAAGAGAGAAACCCTCTCAATGCCTAGAGTgtggaaaatgtttcatttggaagtCAGAACTAATTAGACATCAGCTAAgccacacaggagaaagaccccataagtgctcagactgtgggaaaagtttcaattGGAAATCAGTCCTTGTTaatcatcaggcaatccacacaggagagagaccccataaatgcttggattgtgggaaaagtttcagtcgGAGGTCAGTCCTTGTtaatcatcagagaatccacacaggggagagaccccACAAATGCGTGGACTGTGGGATAAGTTTCACATGGAGGTCAGACCTTATTAATcatgagagaatccacacaggagagagaccccacaagTGTTTAgattgtgggaaaagtttcacacgGAGGTCAGTccttgttaaacatcaggcaacccacacaggagagagaccccataaatgtttagactgtgggaaaagtttcacacgGATGTCAGACCTTGTTAGACATCAgtcaatccacacaggagagagaccccacaagTGCTTGGACCATGGGGAAATTTCACACAGAGATCACACC
- the LOC119842634 gene encoding zinc finger protein 879-like isoform X3: MSVMEPAQMLVTFEEVAVYFTQGQGTLLDPAQRALYRDVMQENYETVTLLGFSIPKPELISHLERGEEPWVPDLQASEERESLGGARTGDERVSENKEENDHEEVPVEVEPQGTSVRRVEGNFSQCWQQAEAWGNWHRSERLQGNHPRKKVDESIKCGGGDKDPITQQTNSKEDKHYECLSYGEGFILRSHQTIHTGQKPLQCLDCGESFNNRSALNNHGRSHRREKPSQCLECGKCFIWKSELIRHQLSHTGERPHKCSDCGKSFNWKSVLVNHQAIHTGERPHKCLDCGKSFSRRSVLVNHQRIHTGERPHKCVDCGISFTWRSDLINHERIHTGERPHKCLDCGKSFTRRSVLVKHQATHTGERPHKCLDCGKSFTRMSDLVRHQSIHTGERPHKCLDHGEISHRDHTSLNMRESTQDLNFSDTGTEGVKEIACN, translated from the exons atgtctgtgatggagccagctcag atgctggtgaccttcgaggaggtggctgtgtatttcacccaggggcaggggactctgctggaccccgctcagagagccctctacagggacgtcatgcaggagaactacgaGACGGTGACCTTGCTGG GATTCtccattcccaaacctgagctgatcTCCCATCTGGAACGAGGGGAGGAGCCGTGGGTCCCGGATCTCCAGGCCTCCGAGGAAAGAGAGAGCCTCGGAGGTGCCCGCACAG GTGATGAGAGAGTGAGTGAAAACAAGGAGGAGAATGATCATGAGGAAGTTCCCGTGGAAGTGGAACCACAGGGGACCTCTGTGCGAAGAGTTGAAGGGAATTTTTCCCAGTGCTGGCAACAGGCAGAAGCCTGGGGAAATTGGCACAggtcagagaggctgcagggaaaccACCCAAGGAAGAAAGTGGATGAATCTATTAAATGTGGGGGAGGAGACAAGGATCCCATAACCCAGCAGACAAATTCCAAGGAAGACAAACACTATGAATGCCTCAGTTATGGGGAAGGATTCATTCTGAGATCACATCAGACAATCCATACTGGACAGAAACCACTtcagtgcttggactgtggggaaAGCTTCAATAATCGCTCAGCCCTGAATAACCATGGGAGAAGCCACAGAAGAGAGAAACCCTCTCAATGCCTAGAGTgtggaaaatgtttcatttggaagtCAGAACTAATTAGACATCAGCTAAgccacacaggagaaagaccccataagtgctcagactgtgggaaaagtttcaattGGAAATCAGTCCTTGTTaatcatcaggcaatccacacaggagagagaccccataaatgcttggattgtgggaaaagtttcagtcgGAGGTCAGTCCTTGTtaatcatcagagaatccacacaggggagagaccccACAAATGCGTGGACTGTGGGATAAGTTTCACATGGAGGTCAGACCTTATTAATcatgagagaatccacacaggagagagaccccacaagTGTTTAgattgtgggaaaagtttcacacgGAGGTCAGTccttgttaaacatcaggcaacccacacaggagagagaccccataaatgtttagactgtgggaaaagtttcacacgGATGTCAGACCTTGTTAGACATCAgtcaatccacacaggagagagaccccacaagTGCTTGGACCATGGGGAAATTTCACACAGAGATCACACC
- the LOC119842634 gene encoding zinc finger protein 879-like isoform X2, producing the protein MASFRAVPEHGDCECPKHLSPFQPLMASALWLRNHIHVLLKIVPSSRRQGREMSVMEPAQMLVTFEEVAVYFTQGQGTLLDPAQRALYRDVMQENYETVTLLGFSIPKPELISHLERGEEPWVPDLQASEERESLGGARTGDERVSENKEENDHEEVPVEVEPQGTSVRRVEGNFSQCWQQAEAWGNWHRSERLQGNHPRKKVDESIKCGGGDKDPITQQTNSKEDKHYECLSYGEGFILRSHQTIHTGQKPLQCLDCGESFNNRSALNNHGRSHRREKPSQCLECGKCFIWKSELIRHQLSHTGERPHKCSDCGKSFNWKSVLVNHQAIHTGERPHKCLDCGKSFSRRSVLVNHQRIHTGERPHKCVDCGISFTWRSDLINHERIHTGERPHKCLDCGKSFTRRSVLVKHQATHTGERPHKCLDCGKSFTRMSDLVRHQSIHTGERPHKCLDHGEISHRDHTSLNMRESTQDLNFSDTGTEGVKEIACN; encoded by the exons ATGGCTTCATTCAGAGCCGTTCCAGAGCATGGAGACTGTGAGTGTCCTAAACATCTATCTCCCTTCCAACCTCTGATGGCCTCAGCTCTTTG GCTGAGGAATCACATCCACGTTTTGCTCAAGATCGTCCCGTCTTCCaggagacagggaagggaaatgtctgtgatggagccagctcag atgctggtgaccttcgaggaggtggctgtgtatttcacccaggggcaggggactctgctggaccccgctcagagagccctctacagggacgtcatgcaggagaactacgaGACGGTGACCTTGCTGG GATTCtccattcccaaacctgagctgatcTCCCATCTGGAACGAGGGGAGGAGCCGTGGGTCCCGGATCTCCAGGCCTCCGAGGAAAGAGAGAGCCTCGGAGGTGCCCGCACAG GTGATGAGAGAGTGAGTGAAAACAAGGAGGAGAATGATCATGAGGAAGTTCCCGTGGAAGTGGAACCACAGGGGACCTCTGTGCGAAGAGTTGAAGGGAATTTTTCCCAGTGCTGGCAACAGGCAGAAGCCTGGGGAAATTGGCACAggtcagagaggctgcagggaaaccACCCAAGGAAGAAAGTGGATGAATCTATTAAATGTGGGGGAGGAGACAAGGATCCCATAACCCAGCAGACAAATTCCAAGGAAGACAAACACTATGAATGCCTCAGTTATGGGGAAGGATTCATTCTGAGATCACATCAGACAATCCATACTGGACAGAAACCACTtcagtgcttggactgtggggaaAGCTTCAATAATCGCTCAGCCCTGAATAACCATGGGAGAAGCCACAGAAGAGAGAAACCCTCTCAATGCCTAGAGTgtggaaaatgtttcatttggaagtCAGAACTAATTAGACATCAGCTAAgccacacaggagaaagaccccataagtgctcagactgtgggaaaagtttcaattGGAAATCAGTCCTTGTTaatcatcaggcaatccacacaggagagagaccccataaatgcttggattgtgggaaaagtttcagtcgGAGGTCAGTCCTTGTtaatcatcagagaatccacacaggggagagaccccACAAATGCGTGGACTGTGGGATAAGTTTCACATGGAGGTCAGACCTTATTAATcatgagagaatccacacaggagagagaccccacaagTGTTTAgattgtgggaaaagtttcacacgGAGGTCAGTccttgttaaacatcaggcaacccacacaggagagagaccccataaatgtttagactgtgggaaaagtttcacacgGATGTCAGACCTTGTTAGACATCAgtcaatccacacaggagagagaccccacaagTGCTTGGACCATGGGGAAATTTCACACAGAGATCACACC